The Arachis hypogaea cultivar Tifrunner chromosome 16, arahy.Tifrunner.gnm2.J5K5, whole genome shotgun sequence genome contains a region encoding:
- the LOC112758987 gene encoding serine/arginine-rich splicing factor RS2Z33 isoform X2, whose protein sequence is MPRYEDKYGNTRLYVGRLASRTRSRDLERVFSRYGRVRDVDMKHDYAFVEFSDPRDADDARYNLDGRDVDGSRIIVEFAKGVPRGSREYLGRGPPPGTGRCFNCGIDGHWARDCKAGDWKNKCYRCGERGHIEKNCKNSPKKLRRGRSYSRSPVRSRSPVRSRSPRRGRSRDRSYTPERSYSRSRSPVRGDRSPVRDRSESPRSRSPEPKGSPQPSKARKHSPSPDEGSPQKRGDASPGNERMVTQQDGSDYSDGPRAKSRSPASPAGDDSPKANGRSRSPSPRDDDRSPIDDEEDNQRNLPRGSESP, encoded by the exons ATGCCTCGCTATGAAGATAAATACGGCAACACACGCCTCTATGTTGGTCGCTTGGCTTCAAGGACGCGTTCCCGTGATCTGGAGCGAGTTTTCAGCAGATATGGAAG AGTTCGAGATGTGGATATGAAGCATGATTACGCCTTTGTT GAATTCAGCGATCCTAGAGATGCTGATGATGCAAGATACAACTTGGATGGTCGTGATGTTGATGGAAGTCGTATTATTGTGGAATTTGCGAAAGGG GTTCCTCGCGGTTCCCGTGAATATTTGGGTCGTGGTCCTCCTCCTGGAACTGGGCGTTGCTTTAACTGTGGTATTGATGGCCACTGGGCCCGAGATTGCAAAGCTGGAGACTGGAAGAACAAGTGTTATCGATGTGGGGAGAGGGGTCATATAGAAAAAAACTGCAAGAACAGTCCCAAAAAGCTGAG ACGTGGGCGTAGTTATTCCCGCTCTCCTGTCAGGTCACGTTCCCCAGTCAGGTCACGCTCTCCTCGTCGTGGCAGAAGCAGGGACAGGAGTTACACCCCAGAACGTAGTTACAG TCGATCAAGATCCCCAGTTAGGGGGGATCGAAGCCCAGTTCGTGATAGATCAGAGAGCCCACGCTCTAGAAGCCCTGAACCCAAAGGTAGCCCTCAGCCCTCGAAGGCAAGGAAGCATAGTCCATCACCTGATGAAGGGAGTCCACAGAAGAGAGGTGATGCATCTCCTGGCAATGAGAGGATGGTTACACAGCAAGATGGATCTGATTACAGTGATGGCCCCAGAGCAAAGAGCAGAAGCCCCGCTAGTCCAGCAGGGGATGACAGCCCAAAGGCTAATGGTCGCAGCCGCAGTCCTAGTCCCAGAGATGATGACAGAAGCCCCATTGATGACGAAGAAGACAACCAGCGTAATCTACCAAGAGGCAGTGAGTCCCCTTGA
- the LOC112758987 gene encoding serine/arginine-rich splicing factor RS2Z33 isoform X1: MPRYEDKYGNTRLYVGRLASRTRSRDLERVFSRYGRVRDVDMKHDYAFVEFSDPRDADDARYNLDGRDVDGSRIIVEFAKGVPRGSREYLGRGPPPGTGRCFNCGIDGHWARDCKAGDWKNKCYRCGERGHIEKNCKNSPKKLSRRGRSYSRSPVRSRSPVRSRSPRRGRSRDRSYTPERSYSRSRSPVRGDRSPVRDRSESPRSRSPEPKGSPQPSKARKHSPSPDEGSPQKRGDASPGNERMVTQQDGSDYSDGPRAKSRSPASPAGDDSPKANGRSRSPSPRDDDRSPIDDEEDNQRNLPRGSESP, encoded by the exons ATGCCTCGCTATGAAGATAAATACGGCAACACACGCCTCTATGTTGGTCGCTTGGCTTCAAGGACGCGTTCCCGTGATCTGGAGCGAGTTTTCAGCAGATATGGAAG AGTTCGAGATGTGGATATGAAGCATGATTACGCCTTTGTT GAATTCAGCGATCCTAGAGATGCTGATGATGCAAGATACAACTTGGATGGTCGTGATGTTGATGGAAGTCGTATTATTGTGGAATTTGCGAAAGGG GTTCCTCGCGGTTCCCGTGAATATTTGGGTCGTGGTCCTCCTCCTGGAACTGGGCGTTGCTTTAACTGTGGTATTGATGGCCACTGGGCCCGAGATTGCAAAGCTGGAGACTGGAAGAACAAGTGTTATCGATGTGGGGAGAGGGGTCATATAGAAAAAAACTGCAAGAACAGTCCCAAAAAGCTGAG TAGACGTGGGCGTAGTTATTCCCGCTCTCCTGTCAGGTCACGTTCCCCAGTCAGGTCACGCTCTCCTCGTCGTGGCAGAAGCAGGGACAGGAGTTACACCCCAGAACGTAGTTACAG TCGATCAAGATCCCCAGTTAGGGGGGATCGAAGCCCAGTTCGTGATAGATCAGAGAGCCCACGCTCTAGAAGCCCTGAACCCAAAGGTAGCCCTCAGCCCTCGAAGGCAAGGAAGCATAGTCCATCACCTGATGAAGGGAGTCCACAGAAGAGAGGTGATGCATCTCCTGGCAATGAGAGGATGGTTACACAGCAAGATGGATCTGATTACAGTGATGGCCCCAGAGCAAAGAGCAGAAGCCCCGCTAGTCCAGCAGGGGATGACAGCCCAAAGGCTAATGGTCGCAGCCGCAGTCCTAGTCCCAGAGATGATGACAGAAGCCCCATTGATGACGAAGAAGACAACCAGCGTAATCTACCAAGAGGCAGTGAGTCCCCTTGA
- the LOC112758987 gene encoding serine/arginine-rich splicing factor RS2Z33 isoform X3 has product MKHDYAFVEFSDPRDADDARYNLDGRDVDGSRIIVEFAKGVPRGSREYLGRGPPPGTGRCFNCGIDGHWARDCKAGDWKNKCYRCGERGHIEKNCKNSPKKLSRRGRSYSRSPVRSRSPVRSRSPRRGRSRDRSYTPERSYSRSRSPVRGDRSPVRDRSESPRSRSPEPKGSPQPSKARKHSPSPDEGSPQKRGDASPGNERMVTQQDGSDYSDGPRAKSRSPASPAGDDSPKANGRSRSPSPRDDDRSPIDDEEDNQRNLPRGSESP; this is encoded by the exons ATGAAGCATGATTACGCCTTTGTT GAATTCAGCGATCCTAGAGATGCTGATGATGCAAGATACAACTTGGATGGTCGTGATGTTGATGGAAGTCGTATTATTGTGGAATTTGCGAAAGGG GTTCCTCGCGGTTCCCGTGAATATTTGGGTCGTGGTCCTCCTCCTGGAACTGGGCGTTGCTTTAACTGTGGTATTGATGGCCACTGGGCCCGAGATTGCAAAGCTGGAGACTGGAAGAACAAGTGTTATCGATGTGGGGAGAGGGGTCATATAGAAAAAAACTGCAAGAACAGTCCCAAAAAGCTGAG TAGACGTGGGCGTAGTTATTCCCGCTCTCCTGTCAGGTCACGTTCCCCAGTCAGGTCACGCTCTCCTCGTCGTGGCAGAAGCAGGGACAGGAGTTACACCCCAGAACGTAGTTACAG TCGATCAAGATCCCCAGTTAGGGGGGATCGAAGCCCAGTTCGTGATAGATCAGAGAGCCCACGCTCTAGAAGCCCTGAACCCAAAGGTAGCCCTCAGCCCTCGAAGGCAAGGAAGCATAGTCCATCACCTGATGAAGGGAGTCCACAGAAGAGAGGTGATGCATCTCCTGGCAATGAGAGGATGGTTACACAGCAAGATGGATCTGATTACAGTGATGGCCCCAGAGCAAAGAGCAGAAGCCCCGCTAGTCCAGCAGGGGATGACAGCCCAAAGGCTAATGGTCGCAGCCGCAGTCCTAGTCCCAGAGATGATGACAGAAGCCCCATTGATGACGAAGAAGACAACCAGCGTAATCTACCAAGAGGCAGTGAGTCCCCTTGA
- the LOC112758987 gene encoding serine/arginine-rich splicing factor RS2Z33 isoform X4 translates to MKHDYAFVEFSDPRDADDARYNLDGRDVDGSRIIVEFAKGVPRGSREYLGRGPPPGTGRCFNCGIDGHWARDCKAGDWKNKCYRCGERGHIEKNCKNSPKKLRRGRSYSRSPVRSRSPVRSRSPRRGRSRDRSYTPERSYSRSRSPVRGDRSPVRDRSESPRSRSPEPKGSPQPSKARKHSPSPDEGSPQKRGDASPGNERMVTQQDGSDYSDGPRAKSRSPASPAGDDSPKANGRSRSPSPRDDDRSPIDDEEDNQRNLPRGSESP, encoded by the exons ATGAAGCATGATTACGCCTTTGTT GAATTCAGCGATCCTAGAGATGCTGATGATGCAAGATACAACTTGGATGGTCGTGATGTTGATGGAAGTCGTATTATTGTGGAATTTGCGAAAGGG GTTCCTCGCGGTTCCCGTGAATATTTGGGTCGTGGTCCTCCTCCTGGAACTGGGCGTTGCTTTAACTGTGGTATTGATGGCCACTGGGCCCGAGATTGCAAAGCTGGAGACTGGAAGAACAAGTGTTATCGATGTGGGGAGAGGGGTCATATAGAAAAAAACTGCAAGAACAGTCCCAAAAAGCTGAG ACGTGGGCGTAGTTATTCCCGCTCTCCTGTCAGGTCACGTTCCCCAGTCAGGTCACGCTCTCCTCGTCGTGGCAGAAGCAGGGACAGGAGTTACACCCCAGAACGTAGTTACAG TCGATCAAGATCCCCAGTTAGGGGGGATCGAAGCCCAGTTCGTGATAGATCAGAGAGCCCACGCTCTAGAAGCCCTGAACCCAAAGGTAGCCCTCAGCCCTCGAAGGCAAGGAAGCATAGTCCATCACCTGATGAAGGGAGTCCACAGAAGAGAGGTGATGCATCTCCTGGCAATGAGAGGATGGTTACACAGCAAGATGGATCTGATTACAGTGATGGCCCCAGAGCAAAGAGCAGAAGCCCCGCTAGTCCAGCAGGGGATGACAGCCCAAAGGCTAATGGTCGCAGCCGCAGTCCTAGTCCCAGAGATGATGACAGAAGCCCCATTGATGACGAAGAAGACAACCAGCGTAATCTACCAAGAGGCAGTGAGTCCCCTTGA
- the LOC112758988 gene encoding uncharacterized protein, with the protein MSVSHLLVFFFAYFPGLVFSAVVTLSSIEIFTTHEWLKFTPTVYFKCNGENKTVLPDVKKKNVIYVFRGEESWQPLTNFSSKKCKRCGLYEEDKILADDVFDEWELCPSDFTAPLGKYEYISDKEFNASLLCPDCLPLSGISTASPPVANDENLQKEKPARQRKNVAVIVVVSVLGSAILIVAAVGAFKFWQKRKREQDQARFLKLFEEGDDIEDELHLDHII; encoded by the exons ATGTCGGTTTCTCACCTCCTTGTATTCTTCTTCGCCTATTTTCCAG GATTGGTTTTTTCTGCGGTTGTGACGCTGAGTTCCATTGAGATATTCACAACGCATGAGTGGCTGAAATTCACCCCAACTGTGTATTTCAAATGCAACGGAGAGAACAAGACTGTGTTGCCTGATGTCAAGAAAAAGAATGTCATCTATGTCTTCAGGGGTGAAGAGTCTTGGCAG CCATTGACTAATTTTTCGAGCAAAAAATGCAAGCGATGCGGACTGTATGAGGAAGACAAAATTCTTGCAgatgatgtgtttgatgagtggGAGCTTTGTCCTTCCGATTTCACTGCCCCTCTTGGCAAATATGAGTATATCAGTGATAAAGAGTTTAATGCTAGCCTTTTGTGCCCGGATTGCTTACCTTTGTCTGGCA TTTCTACTGCCTCTCCACCTGTCGCGAATGATGAAAATTTGCAAAAAGAAAAGCCTGCGAGACAAAGAAAGAATGTAGCAGTTATTGTAGTAGTAAGTGTTTTGGGCTCGGCCATACTGATTGTCGCAGCAGTGGGTGCATTCAAGTTCTGGCAAAAGAGGAAGAGGGAGCAAGATCAAGCTCGGTTCTTGAAATTATTTGAAGAAGGAGATGACATTGAGGATGAGCTCCACCTCGATCATATCATATGA